The genomic segment CGAGCAGATCCGGGCGATCACGGGCAAGCCCAAGGTGAACCTCATCGGCCACAGCCAGGGCGGCTTCGACGTCCGCTACGTGGCCGCCGTGCGGCCCGACCTGGTGGCGTCGGTTACGACCATCGGGACGCCGCACCGGGGCACCCAGATCGCCGACTACCTCGACGCGAACTTCCTGAACGGCGGGTTCACCCAGGACGTGATCGCGAACTTCGCGAACACGCTCGGGACGGTCATCGGCCTGCTCTCGGGCTCGTCGAACCCGCAGGACGCGATCGCGGGCATCCGCTCGCTCACGTCGGCGGGCGCCGCCGTCTTCAACGCGAGCTACCCGCAGGGGATGCCGGCGACGCCCTGCGGTGTGGGCGCCGCGGTCGTGAACGGCATCCGCTATTACTCGTGGACCGGGACGGGCGTGCTCACCAACTCGGCCGACGTCTTCGACGACGCGCTCGGCGTGGCATCGCTCTTTACCAGCGAAGCGAACGACGGGCTCGTCGGACACTGCAGCGCCCACCTGGGCCAGGTGCTCCGCGACGATTACTTCTACAACCACCTCGACGAGGTGAACCAGATCACCGCGCTCGTCTCGCCCTTCGAGGCCAATCCGCTGGTGGTCTTCCGGACGCACGCCAACCGGCTGAAGAACGCCGGCCTCTGACGCCCGTGCGGCGGGCGCTGCCCTACCTGCTGCTCGCCGCCGCGCTTGCCGGCGTGCTGGCGTCGCGCGGGCGTCGCGTGCCGAGGCGTTATTCGGTGGAGCACGAGGTGGCGCCGGTCGCCGCGCTGGCACCCCCGGGCCGGCCGGTCGAGGCGGAACGGAGCGACGCGCTCGGCCGGCAGGGCGGCGCAACGGCGCGGCGCAGCCTGCCGCCCTCGCTGGCCGGAACCGTAGCGGACGGCGAGCTCGCGGTCGACGAGAGCGGCCGGCTCGTCGTGACGCGCGAGACGCGCCGCTTCTTCGACTATTTTCTCGCCGGCGGCGGTGAGGAAGGCGTCGGGCGGGCGAGAGCCCGCCTCGTCGCAGAGGTCCGGAAGAGGCTGCCGGTGAGTGCCGTCCCGGAGGCAATCGGCCTCCTCGACCGCTACCTGGCCTATCGCCGGCGCGCGCGGCTCGCCGAGCAGGCGCTGGACGTCGGCGCCCGAGTGAGCCTCCTGCACGCCCTGCGGGAGCAGACGCTCGGCGCCGAAGCGGCGCGTGTCTTCTTCGCCGACGAGGAAGCGGCGGACGAAGCGGCGATCGAACGGGCGCGGATCTCCGCCGACCCGTCGCTCGACGCTGCCGAACGCGGGCGCCGCGCGGCTCGCCTGGAGGAGCGGCTGCCGGAGCCCGTGCGCGAGGCCCGCGCGCAGGCCCTGGCCCCCCTCCGCCTGATGCAGGACGAGGAGCGTTTGCGGGCGAGCGGCGCCTCGCCCGCCGAGATCCGGGCCTTGCGAGAGCGTTCCTTCGGCGCGGAAGCGGCCGACCGCCTCGAGGACCTCGACCGCCAGCGGGCCGCCTGGCAGCGGCGTCTCGACGATTACCGCGAGGCGCGTGACGCCATCGCGCGGAGCGATTCGCTCGATGCCGGCGCACGCGATCGGGCGATCGAGACGCTGCGCGCCGAACGCTTCACGCCCGAGGAGCGGCTCCGCGTCGTCGCGCTCGACCGCATCCGGGAGACCGAGCGCTAGCGCGTCTCGTCCCGCGGGGCGCGTGCCCCGAGCGCCAGCAACGCCACGCCGGCGAGGGCCCCGGCGTACGGGATGCCGGCGAGGAGACCGACGAGCGCCACGACGGCGCCGTGGAACGTCAGCTGCCGGGCCGCCCGCGGCTGCACGCGCGGGCGGCGTCAACGCGAGCCGCCGGGCTTGCCGCCGGCAGGCCCGCGGCAGTATGCGCTCTCGCGGGAGGGTCACGTCATGCCGTCGCTCAGCATGAGCCGAACCGAGCGCGAGGCATTCCTCGCCGGGACGCACGTTGCGGTCGTCAGCATCGCCGACGGCGGGCGCGGGCCGCTCACCGTGCCGGTCTGGTATCGGTACGAACCCGGCGGCGCGGTGTGCTTCGTCACGGCGCGCACGTCGCGGAAGCTCGCGCTGATCAAGAAGGCGGGACGGTTGAGCCTCTGCGTGCAGACCGAGACGGCGCCCTACGAGTACGTCACCGTCGAGGGGCCGGCGACAATCGGAGAGCCCGACTACGAGCGTGACATTCGCGGCGTGGCCCTTCGCTACCTGGGCGAGCGCGTGGGCGAGATGTATCTCGCCATGACCGCCGAGCAGCGCGCCGCCGAGGGCGAGGTGCTGGTCTCGGTCCGGCCCGAGCGCTGGCTGACCGCCGACTTCCACAAGATGACGAGGTAGCCATGCACGCCGATGTGGTGCGGGCG from the Deltaproteobacteria bacterium genome contains:
- a CDS encoding triacylglycerol lipase: MRRVARPLLTALAVSGLVAFTSPKTGCGTYTKTQYPIVLAHGAAGFDSLFGILDYWFGIPEDLAAGGAKVFVTEVSQFNTPEVRGEQLIAQLEQIRAITGKPKVNLIGHSQGGFDVRYVAAVRPDLVASVTTIGTPHRGTQIADYLDANFLNGGFTQDVIANFANTLGTVIGLLSGSSNPQDAIAGIRSLTSAGAAVFNASYPQGMPATPCGVGAAVVNGIRYYSWTGTGVLTNSADVFDDALGVASLFTSEANDGLVGHCSAHLGQVLRDDYFYNHLDEVNQITALVSPFEANPLVVFRTHANRLKNAGL
- a CDS encoding pyridoxamine 5'-phosphate oxidase, which translates into the protein MSRTEREAFLAGTHVAVVSIADGGRGPLTVPVWYRYEPGGAVCFVTARTSRKLALIKKAGRLSLCVQTETAPYEYVTVEGPATIGEPDYERDIRGVALRYLGERVGEMYLAMTAEQRAAEGEVLVSVRPERWLTADFHKMTR
- a CDS encoding lipase chaperone, giving the protein MDRDGRAHQLGRRLRRRARRGIALYQRSERRARRTLQRPPGPGAPRRLLLQPPRRGEPDHRARLALRGQSAGGLPDARQPAEERRPLTPVRRALPYLLLAAALAGVLASRGRRVPRRYSVEHEVAPVAALAPPGRPVEAERSDALGRQGGATARRSLPPSLAGTVADGELAVDESGRLVVTRETRRFFDYFLAGGGEEGVGRARARLVAEVRKRLPVSAVPEAIGLLDRYLAYRRRARLAEQALDVGARVSLLHALREQTLGAEAARVFFADEEAADEAAIERARISADPSLDAAERGRRAARLEERLPEPVREARAQALAPLRLMQDEERLRASGASPAEIRALRERSFGAEAADRLEDLDRQRAAWQRRLDDYREARDAIARSDSLDAGARDRAIETLRAERFTPEERLRVVALDRIRETER